The sequence below is a genomic window from Acidilobus saccharovorans 345-15.
CCCTGCTGAGGCCCGTGGGCGAGCGCAACCCTGACCCCAACATAGCCAAGCTGGAGGTGGAGCTGCTTAACGCGATAAACAAGCTCGGGCTGGGACCTCACGGCTTCGGCGGCGGCCTTACAGCCCTGGACGTTAAGATAGACTACTCATACAGGCACCCGGCGACCTTTGCCATAGGTATAGTGACAAGCTGCTGGGCCACCAGGAGGGCCTCTGCTGTGGTGCACTCCGACGGCAGCTGGGAGATGACTAGCAAGCACATAAGGTACACGGGGAGCGGCTGCATGATATGAGGTGATGAGAATGAGCTCCGCCAGGGAGTTCCACCTGAGGACCCCCCTCAGGGACGAGGACGTGGATAAGCTCAGGATAGGCGACGTCGTCTACCTCACGGGCACGGTGGTCACGGCAAGGGACGAGGCGCACGAGCTGGCCCTTGAGGTGCTCCGCGGGGGAGGGTCGCTGCCCGTGGACCTCAGGGGACTGGCGCTTTACCACTGCGGGCCGGTGGCGGTCAAGGACGTCAGCGGCAGCTGGAAGATCATAGCTGCCGGCCCCACGACAAGCATGAGGATGGAGCCCGTGGAGCCGGAGTTCATAGAGAGGACCGGGGTAAAGATGATAATTGGCAAGGGAGGCATGGGCAGGGGCACGGCTGAGGCCATGAAGAAGCACAAGGCGGTCTATGCGGTCTTCACTGGGGGCGCCGGGGCGCTGGCCGCCGAGGCGATAAAGAGGGTGCCAGCCGTTTACTGGCTTGACAAGCTGGGCATGGCAGAGGCCATGTGGGTCTTCGAGGTCGAGGAGTTCGGCCCGCTAACGGTTGCCATAGACTCCACGGGCGCTAACCTTTACGAGCAGAGGCTGGCAGAGGTGGCTGAAAAGGCGAAGGAGGTCAAGAGGGAGCTCGGGCTTCCTGCTGAGGAGTGACCTTCGCTGCTATGGCCTCGACGGCTTTCTTTATCAGCCTTACCCCTAGGTCCTCCGCCTGGAACGTCAGCTCGGCTGGCAGGCCGTCTAGGGTAGACTGCAGCTTGCCCCTGAGCAGCAGCTCGAAGGCCTCCTGCCCGTTAAGGCCCCTGGACTCAAGGTAGAAGAGCTGGTCCAGGGGCACCCTGTACTGGGCGGCGCGGTGGGAGGCGGCCCTTATGTCCCCCGTGTCTATCCTCATCATAGGCATAGTGTAGGCCCTGGACTCCTCGCTCAGGAGCAGGGCCTCAACTACGAAGCTTGACGACGAGCCGTAGGACTGCGGGTTCATGATTACCGTGCCCCTCACGGACACCAGCGACCTGCCGGACGAGAAGCCAAAGCCTGTTACATCGGCGGTGCTGTCGTGGCCCGTCTGAACGGTATCTATCACATCATCAACTGTCTGGCCCTCTGACGAGGCCACGAAGGACCTGTGCACGAGCTGTGAGCCGGAGCTCAGGAGGCTCTGCTCGTCAACCCTCGTCATAACGCTGCCGCCCGAGACCACAGTCGACCTAACCTTGGCTCCAACTCCCAGGGCCCTCCTCAATATGAATGCCATGGGCTTCTCGGCCTGCGGCTCCGCCACTATCACAAGGTTAAGGTTGGAGTTCCTCTTGGCCCTGACCTCTATTCCCGTGGTCCCAGGCGAGGCCCTCGGCGCGTAGACTAAGATGTTCGCGCTTACCCCCTCATTGACGTTTATGAGAAGGTGATAGGAGTACCAGCCGTCGCCCTCGGGCCTGCAGAGGGCTATTCTGTAAGTGCCGCTCGTGGGCTCAAGCTTGTGCGCACCGGCAAGCCTAGCTACGTGCTCCGCGTAGAGTTTAAATGCCGAGAGGTCAAGCACGCTCTCATCAATGTCATAGTTGTAGCTGGCGCCGCAGGGCCCTAGCACCATGTCCCAGCTTCCCTTGGGCTGCGAGAAGCTCACGGGGCCGCTCAAGTTCAACGCCTCCTCGAAGAGCCTCCAGTTAGTGTAGTTCTTAGTTGTGGGCGAGTCCGCGACCGCCTGCCACAAGGCTGTGGAGGCTATTCTCCTCGCCCTCTCAACCAGGAGCGAGGTCATAGTAGTGTTCACCCAACGCTCCCGAGCTGGCTGAACTCGAGCTCGATGACCTTTGTTAGTATGCTCACCGTCTCAAGCGGCAGCCCCCTCAGCACGTCCCTTATGAAGCCGTTGACTATCATTGCCTTGGCCTCCCCCTCAGTTATGCCCCTTGAGGCCAGGTAGAACAGCTGCTCCTCGCCGAGCCTTCCAACGGTGGCCTCGTGGGTCACCTCCGCTGTTGGCTCGTCAACCTCGTTCCTCGGCAGCGTGTAGGCCCTGCTCTCCCTGTCCATTATTAGGCTGTCGCACTGCACGTGGGCGACGCTGTTCCTGGCGCCCTTAAGTACCTTGACGAGGCCCCTGTAGGCCGCTATGCCGCCCCCAGAGCTTATGCTCTTCGATATTATCAGGCTCCTGGTCTCAGGCGCCACGTGTATGGCCTTGGAGCCGACGTCCTTTATCTTGGATGGACCGTTGGCTATGCCTATGGATATGTTCTTGGTAGAGGCGCCCCTCCCCTTAAGTATGGTGCTTGGGTACGTGAACGTTATTTTGCTCCCTATGCTGCCCTCAACCCACTCGACGTTGGCGTAGTCCTCGGCTATGGCCCTCTTGTTATTGAAGTTGATTATGCTGCCGCTCCAGTTCTGTATTGTAGTGAAGTGGACCTCGGACCTCTTCCTGGCGTAGATCTCCACCATACCGTCGTGGAAGCTGAACTTCGGCAGTATTGGGGCCGCGCATCCCTCTATGAAGTGTATGAAGCTGCCCTCGTCAGCCACCAGGAGCGTGTGCTCGAACTGACCCTCGAGCTCGCTGCCTATCAGGAAGAACGCCTCGACCGGGTTGAGCACCTTGACTCCCTTGGGGACGTAGACGAACGCGCCGCCGCTCCAGAGGGCGTAGTGAAGTGCGGCGAACTTGTGATCGTTGTACGGGAATACCCTGCCGAAGTACTCCTTGACCAGGTCGGGGTACTTCTTCACCGCCTCGTCCATAGACATGAATATCACGTTCTTCTTCTTCAGCTCCTCCTTGACTCTGGTTATCATGTTCTCGCTGTCGAAGACCGCCGTGAGGCCCGAGAGCACCTTGGCCTCGGCCTCTGGGAGGCCGAGCTTCCTGTAGGCATCCTTCATCCAGTCAGGCAGGTCCTCCCACTCACTGGAGCTCTCAGCCTTTGGCTTCACGTAGGCGGCTATCTCATCAAGGTCTATGCTCTCAACGCCCTCAAGCCAGTTGGGCATGGGTAGCCTCTCGAACGCTTCAATCGCCCTGAGCCTGAGGAGCCTCATCCACTCGGGCTCCCCCTTGGACCTTGAGATCTCCTCGACGAGGTCCCTTGAAATTTTACCCTTGACCTCCACCTCCTTGGGGTATGGCATTGACCTGCCAAGCAGCGACCCAACGTCGAAGTGCATTACTTCCTTGAGTTCCCTTTCCCTCACAAGCTTAACGGGCTCAGTCAAGGCTCTCACCTCGCCATCTGAAGGGTCTCATAACCCTTGGTGAGGACCTCCTCAACTAGCTCAGGTCCCCCGGAGTCCACTATTCTTCCGTTGATAAGCACGTAGGCCCTTGAGGGCCTCACGAACTTGGTTATCTCGGCGTGGTGAGTTATTATTAACACCCCTATGCCCTGGGATGCCATGGAGGCTATGGTGTTCCCTATGACCCTTATGCCATCAACGTCAAGGCCGCTGTCGGGCTCGTCAAGGATAACGTACTTGGGCCTCATGGCGAGCACCTGAAGGATCTCGGACCTCTTCTTCTCGCCTCCGCTGAAGCCCACGTTGACCTCCCTGTCTAGCAGGTCCTTCGACATGCCAAGCTCTGACGAGCGCTGCCTGACCCACGAGACGAACTGCGGGTCGACGTAGCTTAGGTCAAAGCCTTTAACCCTCTTGGCGTTTATTACGTTAAGTAAGTAGCTCAGCTTTACGCCTGGGACCTCAACCGGACTTTGGAAGGCCAGGGTTAGGCCCCTGAGGGCGCGATCGTATGTGGGCTCGTTAGTTATGTCAACACCGTCCATTAATATCCTGCCGCTGACAACCTTATACCTTGGATGCCCCATGAGGGCGTATGCAAGCGAGGTCTTACCGCTGCCGTTAGGACCCATCAGGACTACGGCTTCCCCTCTCTCAACCCTAAGCGAGACCCCCTTCAGTATCTCCTTGTTGTCCACGCTGACTCGCAGGTCCTGAACCTCTATAGCCAACTCGCTCACTCAGACCTTTAACGCGCGTTAAAGTTAATAAGCGGTGGTCTGTGCCTTGAAAGGCCTTATCTTGTAGGTCTGGAGGGCACGCCCAGGGCCCTCCTGACGTACTCAATTATAACCCTCGCGCACTCCAGCGCCTTCACGGCGTCCTCCTCGGTGGCCTCGCTGGCCTCATAGCCGCCTGGGAGCTCGTCGCTGCAGGCGTCGTCGCAGGCGTCGCTTGTAATTATGCTAAGGGAGTCCAAGACGCCAAGGCACGCAGGGAGCTGAGGGTCCCTCGGGGCACCCCTCTTAACGGCCTCAGCGTAGGCCTCCCTCAGGCTGTGAGACGACCTGGCCCCAAGCATGGCCAGCGATGACAGGGCCGCCTGCCTGGACTCGTAGCACGAGATTCCATAGAGGCCAGCCTTCAGGTGCTTCTCAGCCGACCTCAGCAGCTCCTCGCCGTACCTAAGCGACACGCCGCAGCCCTGAGGACTCGGGAAACCTAAGGCGTAAAGCCTTAATTAGGTTCCATAAATGTTAATTTAAGTTAGCACTTTTAAAGTAGCGGTATTCTACATATTACATGCGCACAGTGTGGGTGAAGGCTGTGAGCGAGGGCTTC
It includes:
- a CDS encoding FumA C-terminus/TtdB family hydratase beta subunit, translating into MSSAREFHLRTPLRDEDVDKLRIGDVVYLTGTVVTARDEAHELALEVLRGGGSLPVDLRGLALYHCGPVAVKDVSGSWKIIAAGPTTSMRMEPVEPEFIERTGVKMIIGKGGMGRGTAEAMKKHKAVYAVFTGGAGALAAEAIKRVPAVYWLDKLGMAEAMWVFEVEEFGPLTVAIDSTGANLYEQRLAEVAEKAKEVKRELGLPAEE
- a CDS encoding SufB/SufD family protein, yielding MTSLLVERARRIASTALWQAVADSPTTKNYTNWRLFEEALNLSGPVSFSQPKGSWDMVLGPCGASYNYDIDESVLDLSAFKLYAEHVARLAGAHKLEPTSGTYRIALCRPEGDGWYSYHLLINVNEGVSANILVYAPRASPGTTGIEVRAKRNSNLNLVIVAEPQAEKPMAFILRRALGVGAKVRSTVVSGGSVMTRVDEQSLLSSGSQLVHRSFVASSEGQTVDDVIDTVQTGHDSTADVTGFGFSSGRSLVSVRGTVIMNPQSYGSSSSFVVEALLLSEESRAYTMPMMRIDTGDIRAASHRAAQYRVPLDQLFYLESRGLNGQEAFELLLRGKLQSTLDGLPAELTFQAEDLGVRLIKKAVEAIAAKVTPQQEARAPS
- the sufB gene encoding Fe-S cluster assembly protein SufB, with protein sequence MHFDVGSLLGRSMPYPKEVEVKGKISRDLVEEISRSKGEPEWMRLLRLRAIEAFERLPMPNWLEGVESIDLDEIAAYVKPKAESSSEWEDLPDWMKDAYRKLGLPEAEAKVLSGLTAVFDSENMITRVKEELKKKNVIFMSMDEAVKKYPDLVKEYFGRVFPYNDHKFAALHYALWSGGAFVYVPKGVKVLNPVEAFFLIGSELEGQFEHTLLVADEGSFIHFIEGCAAPILPKFSFHDGMVEIYARKRSEVHFTTIQNWSGSIINFNNKRAIAEDYANVEWVEGSIGSKITFTYPSTILKGRGASTKNISIGIANGPSKIKDVGSKAIHVAPETRSLIISKSISSGGGIAAYRGLVKVLKGARNSVAHVQCDSLIMDRESRAYTLPRNEVDEPTAEVTHEATVGRLGEEQLFYLASRGITEGEAKAMIVNGFIRDVLRGLPLETVSILTKVIELEFSQLGSVG
- the sufC gene encoding Fe-S cluster assembly ATPase SufC — protein: MSELAIEVQDLRVSVDNKEILKGVSLRVERGEAVVLMGPNGSGKTSLAYALMGHPRYKVVSGRILMDGVDITNEPTYDRALRGLTLAFQSPVEVPGVKLSYLLNVINAKRVKGFDLSYVDPQFVSWVRQRSSELGMSKDLLDREVNVGFSGGEKKRSEILQVLAMRPKYVILDEPDSGLDVDGIRVIGNTIASMASQGIGVLIITHHAEITKFVRPSRAYVLINGRIVDSGGPELVEEVLTKGYETLQMAR
- a CDS encoding HEPN domain-containing protein codes for the protein MSLRYGEELLRSAEKHLKAGLYGISCYESRQAALSSLAMLGARSSHSLREAYAEAVKRGAPRDPQLPACLGVLDSLSIITSDACDDACSDELPGGYEASEATEEDAVKALECARVIIEYVRRALGVPSRPTR